TACATTTACATACAAAACTGACCCCCACTGTTATGATGAAGGTAAATTTATGTCTGTAAGATTTCCCAGCTGTGAAGGCTCTTgtaaaaacattatttcctATAATctgatgaagaaataaattagtACCAATTCCCTAGTAGTGGAATCACTTCTCTGATTATCTTTTGAGCATGCAATACAATTTAAGCATGAAATCCTGAGGCTGAGGTACTTCAGACAACAAAATCAGCATCAAGACTGACTAATACTTAGATATTCTAATTGTGGTGATGCTCCTTTGTGATTAATTATTATTCTTTGCTAAGAATGAGCTGAAAAGCTTTTAGTTTTAGGTGTTCTAATTCtagcaagaaaattaaatagGGGACATATtagagttttctttttgttttgctgaagaCTCGTTTGCTAAAAAGCAGAAGGCAAGAGGGATGTACACATAATGTTACAGATTGCTAAAGCATTCCATTTCATAGAGCTAAGAATGCATATAAGATACAGACTCACACTTCCACTGAAAAGAGTTTCTTGCCATATAAGACAGAGCAGGAAGCAGCCAACAATGCTGGCTGCATTTCAGATCTCAGTGACTCATGCATATACTACTTTTCTAAATTAGCTTAATTCTGAAATGGGCCCTCATTATCAATACTGAAGATTTAGACAGTGTCTTTCACTGAGATCACAATGCTTTATAAAAAGTGTAAACTTTACGagtacatatttaaaaaaaaaataaaaagaggttCTACTATGTTCAGATGGAACATTATGTAAAACTataaaacacacaggaaaaatgtACCATAAGGTCTAGTTGGCCAAAAAGGAATAAGGAGTTAGAATTAGAGTGCCATGATATTACAGCAGTCCTGACTTATTAAAGTATATCCTATTATGAGAGTTTCCAACATCACTTTTATCCTGGATTATCTGGTGTCctaaaaaacagaaatcaaaatcaCTGGAGGTATGAAAAGGAATTTTGTGTTATTTGAACCTGAATTTAGCAAAGACACTAGAAGAGCTGTGAGATGCACCCTGACTATGTAATGAACACTTCAGagtactgaaaaaataaacagtacaATTATAATTATTACTGAAGAATCAGGAATGCATTATTAAGAGATATGCAGATCATGATGATTCAAGAAAAGAGGTTTTTGCAAACACTGCCCAGGGACATTTTTTATCTCCAGTTAGGGACAGTGTaacctgcagaaagcagctgtaaCACTCaatgaaacaatatttttattcttgctGCTCTTGGAAAGAAACTGTGGAAACAATAGTTGTGCTCGGCTCTCCAATAATGAAGCGTGGCTTCCGGCTCTCTAGCTCTCAGAACCTCATTCTCTGTTTCTCAGAACATACAAAAGACTTACGTACACTCTCGATGTCTTACCTTAGAGTGTACGCCAGTCAAGTTAAAAAAAGGATGTCATTTAAGAGTTAAATGTCAATTACTTTTCTCAATATTTTCTTGTCTGCTGAAGAAGCCACAAAAATTAGCTCAATTGTACACAGTTTGAGATGTCTAGCTGCACACTAGAAATACTAACATCTATAAACAGGAATAGAGAAAGAACATAAATAGAAGAAGTTTTAGAAATGAAACCCTGCTCCCTGAACTTGAAAAAGTTGTCTTTAAAACCCTTACTTACATCTTTATAACAGACATAAATTGTTTGTTAAACTCAGGTGTCtacaaaatcaaagaaaaccTGAATCCTAGAAGTTCAATTAATAGGCATGCTACTACTAATTCTTTTATTCAAGAACCTCAAAGTATTCTAAGAAGATGAATAAATATTAGCACCTACTATATATGGAGCTGATTCACTGGAAGATATGCAGTTTGGTGTTCCTTGCACTTCAATTTGGCATTTCCCTGAGCTGTTTAATCTCCAGTCCTTACGGCCCTCCATGGTCTGTGAGCAgaagcaggcagctccagggaatgACTTGCTCTGTGGAAGGCCTAAATCACTGTCCAGAGGCACCAATCTTTCCCCAGTGCTTTTCAACTTTGTTGAATTGGAGATGAGACTTTTGTGGAGATGGCTAAAATTTTCCAAATTAGCCCAGACCTAATGTCACAGCTGGTATATTACCCTGTGATTCCTGTTTCTTATCTGACCTGCAACACTAAATGACCTCTGAGAAAAGATAAGaggtttattaaaaaaaaagaaagatgcattggtaatgacttttttttctcctcccctttAATATAATCCACAATTCTAGAACTCAGTTAAATTAATGCCTGCATCAGTCATGACCATAGCAGAATGCAGTAAAGATCCAGGAGATGAAAAGATCCCTAACATTTGAATAGCTTACTTTTCTATCTTGGGtaattattcttcctttttgaaCTGCAGTAAGACGTACAATAGGAACAAATGAAGGCTAGAGTAAAGTTCAATACACTTTGGTTCTTCAGTTATATTATTCATTACAACAGTAGTAAAAACAATGTTATTATATAAATGAGCCCTCCTAGAGAACAGAAGAATTTGGCCATTCTTTAATCAAACATTACTCAAAAGTACTTCTGTGTTCTGTTACCTTCTTAAGATACAAAAGCATGCAGCATGTGAACCTCTGGGTCATGCACTGTCCCAGCATGTCCCGTCCTTGAATATATAGAGGAGTAGAACAATTTATAAGGGTTGTTTGAAGTGAATTTAGTACAGCAGCAGTATTAATCATGATTTTCACCACTTTCATCTTGGATACTCAGATGTAACTGTTGGGAATGATAGCCAAACTACAAATATTTTGGGTTGATCATGCAATTTACAGAATAGAGATAGACTGAAAATCCACTTCAACATGAAACACCAAAGTGCTTGAAGAGttgtagcagaaaaaaaattcttattccCCAGGGCTGCAAAGGAGTTTTTGTTGGCTTAAGTACAATTGTGAAAAACAGAGCATTTATTGGCTGGCACATAAAGTGAATGTATCATACATGGTCAAAAAAACTGCCAATAAAGCTTTCACAGcttagctgggaaaaaaaaaaggctggagaaaaaaaaataaacagtctttattttgcaaagctcctaaaaaaccccaccatTGTGCAATGGCACAAGAATTCCACCTAGCTCTtctagaaacagaaatattcagcAAGTGGACTATGCCATGCCCAGGAAATTAATAAGAATACATAAGGATTGCTGGAGAATTCATGCTGCATGTAGAAAAGAACTAGCTTCAAGGAACTAGTTTATCCTCAGACTCTACAAATGAGAGAAGGGTAGCTAGAGATTACACTGAAGGAAAATTTAGCAGCTTCCTTGTACAGAAAGATTCTGGAGTACTGATACATGTCAACACATCTGAGTGAAATGAATACACTTACCCAAACTCATCTTCACCACACACAACACTTCACTGTGGGTTCACTGACCCTTCAGTCACTGTGGATGTGAGAAAGGCTTTGCTTTCATGCAAGTAACTCTCCCATTTTCCATGCCTATATATATAGCATTCCCAGCATTCtatcttattttattatttctggaTTCTTGGAGTGCTGTTTCCGTTTCTCTACCCACTCCCTCTTTGTGATCTTCAATCAGTGGATCCTTCCCTGACAGATACAAAATTAATTGGCTGTCTTAAAATACACACAGGCACATACATCACTACAAATAACAAAATAGGGTCATTTAAAGGAATTCTAGATTAGATGTAAAAGAAAGTGCAGATTTGCAAAGTAGCAATTCATTGACAAAACTATGGTTAGCATAAACACATGTTTAATGTGGTATTTTAAAGTGCTCTGATGGTGCAGTGAGAGTTGTGATATTTTGTGCAAGACGTAGTGAATTCTGAAATTCCTGTTCTCTCTTTGACAACCTAAAGTCCAACAGCTGACTAattcagaaaaccaaaataagtATCCTGATCTACCACAGCCTCATGGTAGAATTATTCTGAATTTGGTAAAGTGTGAGCCACAAGTGAAGCCTTCCCATCTGGTAGGATTCCCATAACACTTCATTCCTATTAAAGATGCACTGCAGCTTTCAGTCAAGGTGGTAGTCTGGGCCTGTCTTCTCTACCTAGCCATGTGCTTTCACAGGtcttaaaagcagcaaaattattATATACAAGACTTCTGCCACTTTGCCAGTATAACAAGTGAATATGCCATTAGGGGGAGAATGACAGCAggaaatgtaattaaataaagctgttttctaggaaaagtgaattaaaaatcccatcctttttttttttttttcttccctgccaCAATGAATCAGGTAGTTTTCCTCTTTAAAACAGTAAGACAGAGAAAACATGGAAAGACAGACAGATGAGACACTTTCTATTATGTGAAAGACTGGaactggaaattaattttgcagtgGCTATATTAAAAACCTTGCATATAGCTGCTGACTAAGTCAGTGCTTATTTTGGAAGATGTATCTGAATTTGACATTCAAGCATCAGAAATGTAATGTGTCCCCTCTAGCCTAATACGCAGTTTTACCAGAAATAGGATATGCTTACATAATAACCCACCTACTTTTAACTTAGCTACACAGCACTTACTTCTACAGCTACACAGCACAAAACTTGTTATCGTGATACCATTAGATACAACATTCCAGAAACAGTATCCAAGAGCCAATAAATTGGTATTCTTATATTTTTCCAAGATTTACAAACTACAGACCAAAGAGGGACCCATaacctcctcccctcccctcccctcccctcccctcccctcccctcccctcccctcccctctcctctcctctcctctcctctcctctcctctcctctcctctcctctcctctcctctcctctcctctcctctcctcccctccctcccctcccctcccctcccctcccctcccctcccctcccctcccctcccctcccctcccctcccctcccctcccctcccctcccctcccctcccctcccctccctctcctctcctctcctctcctctcctctcctctcctctcctctcctctcctctcctctcctctcctctcctctcctctcctctcctctcctctcctctcctctcctctcctctcctctcctctcctctcctctcctctcctctcctctcctctcctctcctctcctctcgATATTACCTGTTGAACACAACAGAcaggtttttaataaaaacacacaaataatgCAATTTTCCACACAGCAAAAAATTGCACTGAAACTAAAGCAATCTAGATTATTAGTCAGGTGTCCTGTCAATAATTCTTtagcaaaatatatatttctttgcCTGTTTTTTGCCCttgaaataatataaatattcacataaagaaaatataaatgaaaacagattGCCATGGTGGCATTTGCTGGTGTAGTACAGAGAACCGATCCCGAATTGCTCAATTCGATTTGAGTGATTGCAATATCCTCTCATTAATCTAATATCCTAATCCACACTTTTCCTTGCACTGGAAACATAATAAACTTGTTATTCACATCTGCGTCTCTGTGCAAAGGGAGAAGGCTCGGTGCAGCACAGAGgcaaaacatgatttttttttttttaatagattttccagtatgaaaaaaattaaaggctTAGAATAAACGGAGATCAGCTGAGGATTTTTGCTGAGGTCAGTCCAGTGGGGAGCAGAGCCGAGAAGAGTCACGGTGCCACCGAGCGGGTGGGCAGTCCCaaaagggcagggacacacaggtggCACCATGCCGAGGCAGCGGCGGGCGCCCGCGgtctgcacccagctctggtgCGAGCGGCATTCCAGCTTCCAGAGGCTACTCCGCAAGGTGAACTACCCATCCGGCAACCTCGGAAACTCCTTCTTCCCGGCTTACAGCCTTTTTTCTTAATGGACTGACGAAGCCTCCCCTTTCCCGCCGCGCGGTTCCCGGCAGGCAGCAGCGCCCGCCCCTCGGAGGATCCGGGCGGGCTCGGGGAAAagcagcgcccgccccgcggcggccccgggcgggCCCGGCAGAGGCAGCgcggccggggcgcggcggggccgctccagccctgtggggcGGGCTCTGCTGCCGCTCCCGCCCTGCCGGGCTGGGCGGGGCCGGAGCCTCCTTCCTGTTTCCGCTCGGAGTCCCGGAGCCCTCCAGGGCCGCGGTAccgcggggcagcggcgggcggggcggccccggcagCGCGGCTCGGGCGGGGGACGCCGGCGGCCGGGGGACATCGCCGTGCCCTCACGGCCCGTGTGTTCTCTCCGCGGGGAGCTCGCTCGGCCTTGGCCGCTCGGGAGGCCCGGAGGGTGCCCGGGCCGCAGGTGAGGCGGGGCGGGAGGCGGTCGGGCCGTTcgccgggagcgcggcggggccggcacCGCTGCGGGGTTCTGGCTGCCCGACCGCCCCCGGCTCAGCGCCCAGAGCCCCGCCGGGGCTCCCTGCTGGAACCTGCAGAGAGATAACCCAGCCGGGCTGGCCTCCCTTCACTTCCAGAGAACCACAGACCGCACTTTTTCCTTTTAGCAATATATTCTTGGTGGCTTTTGCAGCTCAGGTGGATTAAATGCCTAATTATTCTATAAGCACTGGACTTTAACGTAGGGTCAATGCTTTGTGTTACACTTCCACATACTATGCACAGCTTTTGTTTCTAGCGAAAATGGTCTTGCCCTTTGATGGTGAACAATGGCAGCCTATATTAGAATGGTACTTGGTATCGCAGACTCGTTAGGGTGGGAAGGGGCCTCTGgggtcatccagtccaaccccaCTGCCGAGGCAGGGTCACCTAGAGCAGGTGACACGGGAACCCGTCTGTGAGCTTTGTGTACCTCTAGAGGGAAACTCCACGTCCTCCCTGGACAGCCTattccagtgctcagccaccctCAATGTAAAGTTGCTTTTTCCCACGTGaaggtggaacttcctgtgttttgttcttgtgcatgtgtgcttttattttgctgagtactctttttttttttttttaatactccaCAGGGTTTTCCCAAtaggaaaacaggaaagatgTTGGATATTAAGGCTTGGGCGGAGTACATCGTGGAGTGGGCTGCCAAGGACCCCTACGGCTTTCTCACGACCGTGATCTTGGCTCTCACGCCGCTGTTTGTAATCAGTGCAGCGCTGTCGTGGAAGCTTGCAAAAATGATTGAGGCCCGGGAACGAgagcaaaagaagaaacagaaacgCCAGGAGAACATTGCAAAAGCCAAACGAACAAAGAAGGATTAAATGGGCAAAAATGGCCTTCCTTGTGCAAAGAATccacttttaaaatgaaatacttGTACATTTTGTGTTGTGACTGTCCTTTGATACTTGATCCTGTTATTTCTTGAAGTATGAAATTTAATACTTccaatgtattttttcctgctgatttgTGTTAAAATTTGCCCAAGTGACACTTGTTAGAGTAATTACATTTATTACTTGTATTCTAGTGCAGATTGCTTTTCTAAATTTGcatgttaaattaaaaaattaaccaCTTGGTTGGCTTTGGAGctagactatttttttttcctcttagctCATCTATGACTTAACAAGTGTCTTAAAATTGTCAAGTTTAGGGGAAAATGTGAATAATAAACTGGATTACAGAAATGCAAGTTTTGGTATACCTTGAGCAGGGCTGTAGAGATGAGCTAGCTGTAGCATTTGATAGCAGACATGACTGATTTCCTTTAAGGTCactgcctgtggctgctgcagtgtctTTGATGGTGCTTGTCTGCAGAAATAACCTACCTtatcttttcctgtttcctgaACTAGGGGCCATCAACAGCCTTCAACTTCAGCCCAAGTTCTCGGAAACTGATTGCGTGTTCTTATTAACTTCATTTCTCTTAAGGCACTCACATTCTATAAAATACAGTACTGTTGTTTGGTCTTCCTTAACAATCACCTGAATGCTCCACCTGTAACTAATTTGTTTTTGCCTTCATAAACTTTTTATGCCTCAAAGAATAGCCATAAATGGGATGAGACCAAAGACCCAGGTGGCCTAGTGTTCTGAGTCCCAGAGACCTATAGCAGATGGCTGTGCAAGGATGATGCACAAGCTGGTTACTAACTTTCTGGCTACCTTTGATCTAAGACTTTTTTGTTCTCATGGCCCTTGAAACTCAGCTGCCTTACAGGTTGCAAGATTCTGACACAGTCAAAAAATTCAGGTGTGTGTTGTAAATACATCACAATTATTTAACCTTATTTCCTATTAATCTCTTCATAATAGAattgattaatttttcaaagcctaattttttaataatagtCTGTGGTGGCCTCTATGTAGTCTAGTTCAAAAGAGCTTGTAGCAGTCATTAGGATTTTACATGTTGCATATTTCTAAACAGCAGCACGGTGCTGTGCATTCTAGCAGCTACTCTTTGAtcaggtttaaaaataaaaccttaaaatAATACCATTGTTCAAATGAGGAGACCTATAGAGCTGGCTGACACCAAGGGGGATCAGAAGTGGGGAGTCTAACTGAAATTACTTTAAGTAAATGTGAAGTTGATCCCCTTTCAATTTTGTTGGTGAAAGCAAGCACTATTAAAATATGACATTTGGGCATTTTATAAATATGTGAGATTAAGTCTCCAAGTTTTGTATGAAATGTTGTCAAATATGTATGTGTTTGACCTTTGATACCTACATAGTTTGAAACAGAGGGAGAACTGATGAGGGATACACCTATAAATAAATTTGatactttttgaaaaaatattgtgtggtctttatttttatttgaacttCTCAAACATCATCTGAACAAATAATCTGCACATTTTATGTATCTAAACTATGGCCAAAATTATCTAATCATTTAGGAAAGCCCACGGATACACCAGcaataaaaactaatttttttttaaaatattcagtccCTTGTCTCAGACCTAGTGTTATTTTCCAGCGGCTTTATCAAGTACTTCTAGGTTCTATTATAGCAGTTACATGTAGTTTAACTG
Above is a window of Oenanthe melanoleuca isolate GR-GAL-2019-014 chromosome Z, OMel1.0, whole genome shotgun sequence DNA encoding:
- the SMIM15 gene encoding small integral membrane protein 15, which encodes MLDIKAWAEYIVEWAAKDPYGFLTTVILALTPLFVISAALSWKLAKMIEAREREQKKKQKRQENIAKAKRTKKD